The Brachyhypopomus gauderio isolate BG-103 chromosome 1, BGAUD_0.2, whole genome shotgun sequence genome includes a window with the following:
- the LOC143520382 gene encoding aerolysin-like protein — protein sequence MSYLADIHIIGGGGGSAFTFDGTGSGATLTKLWVWAGGWQIKAIKVWLSNGQNKQFGNPDGKFQEFTFEDGEHFTSLSLWGNGAGSRLGGIKFKTNKSREFSAYMTDWGLKTEYPIDVGSGICMGVTGRSGSDIDCLAFMFINTIKSTVLTDVNYTTLHDVIPKVAVEELKSMTYTNNTSEMQEYKIESSKTVTKKSSWSVTNKIEFNYHCEVKAGIPEVVEVKAGYGFTVGVENSFGLENSEEKTELFSFPVKVPPGKKVTVQITIGRVTVDLPYKGTVQITCFNDSVLQFPVSGTYKGVTYTDAKTVIKE from the coding sequence ATGTCATACCTGGCTGACATCCACATTATTGGCGGGGGGGGAGGTAGTGCATTTACCTTCGATGGTACTGGCAGTGGAGCTACCCTGACAAAGTTGTGGGTGTGGGCCGGAGGGTGGCAGATCAAAGCCATTAAGGTGTGGCTTTCTAATGGGCAGAACAAACAGTTTGGAAATCCTGATGGGAAATTTCAGGAATTTACATTTGAAGACGGAGAGcattttacttccctttcactGTGGGGAAATGGAGCTGGATCACGTCTGGGTGGTATCAAGTTCAAGACCAACAAGTCCCGAGAGTTTTCTGCATATATGACAGATTGGGGCCTGAAAACAGAATATCCAATTGATGTTGGTTCTGGAATCTGTATGGGAGTCACAGGGCGATCAGGTTCAGACATTGACTGCTTAGCCTTCATGTTCATTAACACCATCAAGTCTACTGTGTTAACTGATGTGAATTATACCACACTACATGATGTGATACCCAAGGTGGCTGTTGAGGAACTCAAATCCATGACTTACACCAACAATACTAGTGAGATGCAAGAGTACAAAATAGAATCCTCAAAAACAGTCACCAAAAAGTCTTCCTGGTCTGTGACCAATAAGATTGAATTCAACTACCACTGTGAAGTGAAGGCAGGCATTCCTGAGGTTGTTGAAGTAAAGGCTGGGTATGGTTTTACAGTGGGAGTTGAAAACAGTTTTGGTTTAGAGAACTCTGAAGAGAAAACAGAGCTGTTCTCTTTCCCTGTAAAAGTTCCTCCAGGGAAAAAAGTAACTGTACAAATCACGATTGGCAGAGTCACTGTTGATCTACCTTACAAAGGCACAGTGCAGATTACCTGCTTCAATGACAGTGTTTTGCAGTTTCCGGTCAGTGGGACCTACAAGGGGGTCACTTACACTGATGCAAAAACAGTTATTAAGGAGTGA